One genomic region from Cardinium endosymbiont of Dermatophagoides farinae encodes:
- a CDS encoding metal ABC transporter permease, with translation MMRAIQDFFSFSDPNVRNVLLGTILLSTSSAMIGALALLKRKTLISDAIAHAVLPGTCLAFFLTGEKNSIWLIIGAFITGWLASIAIDQITAHSKIKQDAAIAIVASVAFGFGSFLLSILQHSGQANQGGLKSFLLGSAATLLREDVVVLLWLSCIIILVLCLFFKEFMVIAFDRLFAKSIGLPVKKMDFLFTSLMVLAIVIGIRAVGVVLMSAMLITPATTARFWTANISYIMLLAILIALFASLSGTYISYIIPSMPTGPWIVLIMSLIAYLSFLVFWYGRIFKRNR, from the coding sequence ATGATGCGCGCTATTCAAGATTTTTTTTCCTTCTCTGATCCGAATGTCCGAAATGTGCTATTGGGAACCATTTTACTGAGTACTAGTAGTGCTATGATTGGCGCACTGGCTCTTTTAAAAAGAAAAACCTTAATCAGTGATGCTATTGCCCATGCAGTGCTGCCTGGTACCTGTTTGGCTTTTTTTCTAACTGGAGAAAAGAATTCTATTTGGCTGATTATAGGTGCTTTTATCACAGGTTGGTTGGCTTCTATAGCCATTGATCAAATCACAGCCCATTCAAAAATAAAGCAAGATGCGGCCATTGCTATTGTTGCTTCCGTAGCTTTTGGCTTTGGTAGCTTTTTATTATCTATACTGCAACATAGTGGTCAAGCGAATCAAGGAGGATTAAAGTCTTTTTTATTAGGCAGCGCTGCTACGCTACTACGAGAGGATGTGGTGGTATTGTTGTGGTTGAGCTGCATCATCATTTTGGTTTTATGCTTGTTTTTTAAAGAGTTTATGGTCATTGCCTTTGATCGTCTTTTTGCCAAATCTATAGGCCTTCCTGTTAAAAAGATGGATTTTTTGTTTACCAGTTTAATGGTGCTTGCCATTGTAATTGGCATTAGGGCGGTAGGTGTAGTATTGATGAGTGCGATGCTCATTACGCCAGCTACTACTGCACGATTCTGGACAGCTAATATTTCCTATATTATGTTGTTAGCTATATTGATTGCTTTGTTTGCTTCCTTATCAGGAACCTATATTTCCTATATCATTCCTTCTATGCCTACTGGGCCTTGGATTGTACTCATTATGTCGCTTATCGCCTATTTGTCTTTTCTTGTTTTTTGGTATGGTCGAATCTTTAAAAGAAATAGATAA
- a CDS encoding type I restriction enzyme HsdR N-terminal domain-containing protein — MMPLALPSFDYKTKQTLDKTYILDLVRKKYVLLTPEEWVRQHMLHYLIHYLSYPKGLCRLEKRIYGAARYYRPDIILCDKFGVAKMVVECKAPHIPLTNETLGQMMQYNRQLAVDYLVVTNGINHFCWEWEKSSGQFQAINHIPTYQACVSLYSSNGVN; from the coding sequence ATGATGCCACTTGCATTACCCTCTTTTGATTATAAGACAAAACAAACATTAGATAAAACCTATATTTTAGATCTGGTGCGTAAAAAATATGTCTTACTCACCCCAGAAGAATGGGTGCGCCAACATATGTTGCATTACTTGATTCATTACCTCTCCTATCCCAAGGGATTGTGCCGCTTGGAGAAAAGAATATATGGAGCTGCTCGGTATTATAGACCTGATATTATACTCTGTGATAAATTCGGGGTTGCCAAGATGGTGGTAGAATGTAAAGCGCCCCATATCCCATTGACCAATGAAACCTTAGGGCAAATGATGCAATACAATCGGCAGCTTGCTGTAGATTATTTAGTAGTCACCAATGGAATCAACCATTTTTGTTGGGAGTGGGAAAAAAGTTCAGGTCAGTTTCAGGCAATAAACCATATTCCAACCTATCAAGCATGCGTTAGTCTCTATTCAAGCAATGGCGTCAATTAA
- the htpG gene encoding molecular chaperone HtpG, with product MNEKGTISVHTEHIFPIIKKFLYSDQDIFLRELVANGVDAVQKLKKLAAMGLYDGATDKLQVEVLLDTSAKTLTIKDDGLGMTADEIKQYINQIAFSGAAAFVEKYKEQVDQHQLIGFFGLGFYSAFMVAKKVEIITKSYQKDSQATHWSCDGSTNFEIQPTEKSEVGTTVILHLAEDAEEFLKPERIHAILDKHCRFLPVEIVFDKKVINNTTPLWIKRPTDLQPEDYLTFYKELYPFAGEPLFWIHLSIDYPFTLTGILYFPKAANYFEQKETIQLYARQVFITNDVKEVIPDFLRLLHGIIDSPDIPLNVSRSALQADSNVKKINTYIAKKVAEKLETLFQQDRKAYEAKWNDISLFIKYGMITDPKFDEKIRDIVLLQNTTDRYYTITEYKDIITENQTDKHGNVVVLYTTDPKKQAAYLQTAQQKGYDVLMLNSQIDTNFINFLEYKLDKVKFKGIDTDTIGKLIEKEEAIAHSLTEEERARLQSIYEKTIGTEQTTWNVAAMLPEELPVSFITSEHLKRMAQFTQGNEAKQHTFRAMDIAINGNHLLAKKILTIPDEAVQKRLVEQAYQLALLAQGLLEGELLAGFIQRYTDNLLDAS from the coding sequence ATGAACGAAAAAGGAACCATATCGGTACATACCGAACATATCTTTCCGATTATTAAAAAATTTCTTTATTCCGATCAGGACATCTTCTTAAGAGAACTAGTAGCCAACGGTGTAGATGCGGTTCAAAAGCTTAAAAAGCTAGCTGCTATGGGCCTCTATGATGGAGCTACAGATAAGTTACAGGTAGAGGTACTGCTTGATACATCAGCCAAAACACTGACGATTAAAGATGATGGGTTGGGTATGACCGCTGATGAAATCAAACAATATATCAATCAAATTGCTTTTTCTGGTGCAGCTGCATTTGTAGAAAAATATAAAGAACAAGTAGATCAACATCAACTCATCGGCTTTTTTGGGTTGGGCTTTTACTCAGCCTTTATGGTAGCTAAAAAGGTTGAAATTATTACAAAATCGTATCAAAAAGATTCCCAAGCAACCCATTGGAGCTGTGATGGCAGTACGAATTTCGAAATACAGCCTACTGAAAAAAGTGAAGTAGGCACAACGGTTATCCTACACCTTGCAGAGGATGCTGAAGAATTCTTGAAACCAGAGCGCATTCACGCTATTTTAGATAAGCATTGTCGTTTTTTACCAGTAGAAATTGTATTCGATAAAAAGGTAATCAATAATACCACACCGCTATGGATCAAACGCCCGACAGACTTACAACCTGAAGACTATCTTACATTTTATAAAGAGCTCTATCCTTTTGCAGGAGAGCCGCTTTTCTGGATTCATTTAAGTATTGATTACCCATTTACCTTAACCGGTATACTCTACTTTCCTAAAGCAGCCAACTACTTTGAGCAAAAAGAAACCATTCAGCTTTATGCAAGGCAAGTGTTTATTACCAATGATGTAAAAGAAGTTATTCCAGACTTTTTACGCCTGTTACATGGTATTATCGACTCACCTGATATACCACTCAATGTATCCAGAAGCGCTTTACAGGCAGACAGTAATGTTAAAAAAATTAATACCTACATTGCCAAAAAGGTGGCAGAAAAGCTAGAAACACTTTTCCAGCAAGATCGTAAAGCGTACGAAGCCAAATGGAATGATATCTCCCTTTTCATCAAATATGGTATGATAACCGATCCTAAGTTTGATGAAAAGATAAGAGACATAGTCCTTTTACAAAACACAACTGACCGCTACTATACCATAACTGAATATAAAGATATAATAACTGAAAATCAAACTGATAAACATGGAAACGTAGTTGTGCTTTATACAACAGACCCTAAAAAACAGGCTGCCTACTTACAAACAGCCCAACAAAAAGGCTATGATGTACTGATGCTAAACAGTCAGATTGATACGAATTTTATCAATTTCCTTGAATACAAATTGGATAAGGTTAAGTTCAAAGGCATTGACACCGACACGATTGGTAAGCTTATTGAAAAAGAAGAAGCCATCGCACATAGCTTGACAGAAGAGGAAAGAGCAAGGTTACAATCTATTTACGAAAAAACGATTGGCACGGAGCAAACTACTTGGAATGTAGCCGCTATGCTACCAGAGGAGCTACCTGTATCCTTTATAACTTCAGAGCATTTGAAGCGTATGGCACAGTTTACACAAGGAAATGAGGCCAAGCAACACACTTTTCGCGCTATGGATATAGCCATTAACGGAAACCATCTTTTGGCTAAAAAGATTCTAACTATTCCTGATGAAGCGGTACAAAAAAGATTAGTAGAACAGGCCTATCAGTTGGCCTTACTGGCACAAGGTCTGCTAGAAGGAGAGCTATTGGCTGGGTTTATACAACGTTATACAGATAACTTACTAGATGCATCTTGA
- a CDS encoding DUF5683 domain-containing protein → MKVRYNFFLMVIGLLPFSYLSQAATLPNQLILQNFTNSAPRLLDIVQYRYHRPIANAMYNQQLLEEVQPRMATYSALLEQHRPQNCHLAIEAEKKSNNPSSNMVDQVALFRKTMRTQAMIQRFWISSMVVPGLGQVYNKDYWKVPCLYLGFAFLGYKIYTEHNDMNEHQRNALAQSTLTSYDNKVIPDFTKKRIDECKRTRNLFIIIASAWYLLNILDAYAGAHDKIVNFKDDIQTKSTSKPTALLQPAAAAPIR, encoded by the coding sequence GAAAGTGCGCTATAATTTCTTTTTAATGGTGATAGGGTTGTTGCCTTTTTCCTACCTTAGCCAGGCCGCTACACTGCCCAATCAGCTAATTTTACAAAATTTTACCAATAGCGCTCCCAGGTTGCTAGATATTGTACAATATAGATACCATAGACCTATTGCGAATGCTATGTATAATCAGCAACTTTTAGAAGAAGTACAGCCGAGGATGGCAACATACTCAGCTCTATTGGAGCAGCATAGACCACAAAATTGCCATTTAGCAATCGAGGCTGAAAAAAAGTCTAATAATCCATCCTCTAATATGGTAGACCAAGTAGCATTATTTCGTAAAACGATGCGTACACAGGCCATGATACAACGCTTCTGGATTAGTTCCATGGTCGTTCCCGGCTTGGGGCAAGTGTATAATAAAGATTATTGGAAAGTCCCTTGCCTCTATTTGGGGTTTGCCTTTCTTGGCTATAAAATCTATACAGAACACAACGACATGAACGAACATCAACGAAATGCGCTTGCACAAAGCACACTTACATCTTATGATAATAAAGTAATCCCTGACTTCACTAAAAAACGTATCGATGAGTGTAAACGTACACGTAACCTATTTATCATCATTGCAAGCGCTTGGTACTTATTGAATATACTTGATGCTTATGCAGGCGCACATGATAAAATAGTTAACTTTAAAGATGACATTCAAACAAAATCAACTTCAAAGCCCACTGCTTTGCTGCAGCCAGCTGCTGCTGCGCCCATACGCTAA